In the Coturnix japonica isolate 7356 chromosome 6, Coturnix japonica 2.1, whole genome shotgun sequence genome, one interval contains:
- the USP54 gene encoding inactive ubiquitin carboxyl-terminal hydrolase 54 isoform X8 encodes MSWKRSYFSVGRGNVQGMFTPRNTTSIAPSKGLSNEPGQNSCFLNSALQVLWHLDIFRRSFRQISTHKCMGDSCIFCALKGIFNQFQCSSEKVLPSDALRTALAKTFQDEQRFQLGIMDDAAECFENLLMRIHFHIADETKEDICTAPHCVSHQKFAMTLFEQCVCTSCGATSDPLPFIQMVHYISTTSLCNQAICMLERREKPTPDMFGELLQNASTMGDLRNCPSNCGEKIRIRRVLMNSPQIITIGLVWDSDHSDLAEDVIHSLGTCLKLGDLFFRVTDDRAKHSELYLVGMICYYGKHYSTFFFQTKIRKWMYFDDAHVKEIGPKWKDVVTKCIKGHYQPLLLLYADPRGTPVSTQDLPPQVDLQQYSRTCYDSEDSGREPSISSDTRTDSSTDSYPYKQAHHESVVSHFSSDSQGTVIYNVDNDAASQSSRDTGHLTDSECNQRHISKKGSLAERKRSSSRSRRKGDETQSSGYHSEGETLKEKQAPRAAPKPSSSTSRLREFKETVSNMIHNRPQQISQTNQNSPHRGSHVDQAETRPSKSLSVHSRDWEVESTSSESKSSSSSRYRPSWRPKRESLNIDSIFSKDKRKHCGYTQLSPFSEEAGKELMENEVKERTVQETRSSQSNVRYKRPVPSRGTQHVMDQHPHLIQRMESGYESSERNSSSPVSLDMPLSESSSTHRRDIHMKRTGGLVPAWRSIPKSHSSSILEVEPTSSNGSWASSPRAIGNGGEMFAPLKSELDELQEEVARRAHEQELRRKREKEMEAAMGFNPRPSRFMDLDELQNQGRSDGFEKSMQEADSIFEESLNQEQKGDCASALALCNEAILNRLARSKYC; translated from the exons GGTATCTTCAACCAGTTTCAATGTAGCAGTGAAAAGGTGCTGCCTTCAGATGCCCTGCGCACAGCTCTTGCAAAGACATTTCAGGATGAGCAGCGGTTCCAGCTGGGTATTATGGATGATGCTGCTGAATGTTTT GAAAATCTGTTAATGCGAATTCACTTCCACATTGCGGATGAGACAAAGGAAGATATTTGCACTGCACCACATTGTGTTTCACATCAGAAGTTTGCAATGACCTTGTTTGAACAG tgtGTTTGTACCAGCTGTGGTGCCACCTCTGACCCATTACCTTTCATCCAGATGGTACATTATATCTCCACAACATCACTTTG CAACCAAGCTATTTGTATGTTGGAGAGACGTGAGAAACCCACTCCAGATATGTTTGGAGAGCTACTACAGAATGCCAGCACTATGGGAGACCTGAGAAATTGTCCG aGTAACTGTGGAGAAAAGATACGTATTCGGCGTGTGCTGATGAACTCTCCACAGATCATCACCATTGGCCTGGTTTGGGACTCAGACCACTCTGATCTGGCTGAGGATGTTATTCACAGCCTGGGCACTTGCCTTAAACTGGGAGAT CTCTTCTTCAGAGTAACTGATGACAGAGCAAAACACTCAGAGCTGTATTTGGTGGGAATGATTTGTTACTATGGAAAACATTACTctactttcttcttccaaactAAAATTCGTAAATGGATGTACTTTGATGATGCTCACGTCAAAGag ATTGGTCCAAAGTGGAAAGATGTTGTGACAAAATGTATTAAGGGTCATTATCAACCTTTACTGTTGCTGTATGCTGATCCAAGAGGAACTCCAGTATCTACACAAGACTTGCCCCCTCAGGTGGATTTGCAGCAGTATAGTAGGACCTGCTATGATAGTGAAGATTCAG GGAGAGAACCTTCCATCTCAAGTGATACCAGAACAGATTCCTCTACAGACAGCTATCCTTATAAACAGGCACACCATGAGTCTGTGGTCAGTCACTTCTCTTCTGACTCACAGGGAACGGTCATCTACAATGTGGACAATGATGCAgcttctcagagcagcagggacacaG GGCACCTGACTGACAGTGAGTGTAATCAGAGGCATATTTCCAAAAAGGGCTCTCTGGCAGAACGCAAGAGGAGTTCTAGTCGGTCTCGGCGAAAAGGGGATGAGACTCAGTCATCAGGATACCACAGTGAAG GAGAAACCTTGAAGGAGAAACAAGcccccagagctgcccccaaaccatccagcagcaccagcagacTAAGGGAATTTAAGGAGACAGTGAGCAATATGATCCACAACAGACCACAGCAAATTTCTCAAACCAACCAAAATTCCCCTCATAGAGGGAGTCACGTGGATCAGGCAGAAACACGGCCCTCAAAAAGCCTCTCTGTGCACTCTAGAGACTGGGAAGTTGAGAGTACCAGCAGTGAGTCTAAATCCAGTTCATCTAGCAGGTACCGGCCAAGCTGGAGACCCAAGAGAGAGTCTCTAAATATAGACAGCATCTTCAGTAAAGACAAGAGGAAGCATTGTGGATACACTCAACTTAGTCCTTTCTCTGAAGAGGCAG GAAAAGAGCTTATGGAGAATGAGGTCAAGGAACGTACTGTTCAAGAAACAAGGTCAAGCCAGTCAAATGTCAGATACAAGCGTCCTGTGCCAAGCCGAGGTACCCAGCATGTGATGGATCAACATCCTCATCTAATACAGAGGATGGAGTCTGGATACGAAAGCAGTGAAcgcaacagcagcagcccagttAGTCTGGACATGCCCTTGTCTGAAAGTTCAAGCACCCACAG GAGGGACATTCATATGAAACGAACAGGTGGATTGGTTCCTGCCTGGCGTAGCATCCCAAAGTCTCACAGTAGCAGCATACTGGAAGTGGAGCCTACTTCGTCAAATGGGAGCTGGGCGAGCAGCCCACGTGCCATTGGAAATG GTGGGGAGATGTTTGCCCCTTTGAAGAGTGAACTGGATGAACTGCAAGAGGAAGTGGCAAGAAGAGCACATGAACAAGAACTAcgcaggaaaagagaaaaggaaatggaggcAGCAATGGGCTTTAATCCCCGTCCCAGCAGGTTCATGGATCTAGATGAGCTACAGAATCAGG GGAGGAGTGATGGCTTTGAGAAGTCCATGCAGGAGGCAGACTCAATCTTTGAAGAGTCGCTGAATCAGGAGCAGAAGGGGGATTGTGCTTCAGCTTTGGCTCTCTGTAACGAAGCTATAT TGAACAGACTGGCCCGTTCCAAGTACTGCTGA
- the USP54 gene encoding inactive ubiquitin carboxyl-terminal hydrolase 54 isoform X9, which translates to MSWKRSYFSVGRGNVQGMFTPRNTTSIAPSKGLSNEPGQNSCFLNSALQVLWHLDIFRRSFRQISTHKCMGDSCIFCALKGIFNQFQCSSEKVLPSDALRTALAKTFQDEQRFQLGIMDDAAECFENLLMRIHFHIADETKEDICTAPHCVSHQKFAMTLFEQCVCTSCGATSDPLPFIQMVHYISTTSLCNQAICMLERREKPTPDMFGELLQNASTMGDLRNCPSNCGEKIRIRRVLMNSPQIITIGLVWDSDHSDLAEDVIHSLGTCLKLGDLFFRVTDDRAKHSELYLVGMICYYGKHYSTFFFQTKIRKWMYFDDAHVKEIGPKWKDVVTKCIKGHYQPLLLLYADPRGTPVSTQDLPPQVDLQQYSRTCYDSEDSGREPSISSDTRTDSSTDSYPYKQAHHESVVSHFSSDSQGTVIYNVDNDAASQSSRDTGHLTDSECNQRHISKKGSLAERKRSSSRSRRKGDETQSSGYHSEGETLKEKQAPRAAPKPSSSTSRLREFKETVSNMIHNRPQQISQTNQNSPHRGSHVDQAETRPSKSLSVHSRDWEVESTSSESKSSSSSRYRPSWRPKRESLNIDSIFSKDKRKHCGYTQLSPFSEEAGKELMENEVKERTVQETRSSQSNVRYKRPVPSRGTQHVMDQHPHLIQRMESGYESSERNSSSPVSLDMPLSESSSTHRRDIHMKRTGGLVPAWRSIPKSHSSSILEVEPTSSNGSWASSPRAIGNGGEMFAPLKSELDELQEEVARRAHEQELRRKREKEMEAAMGFNPRPSRFMDLDELQNQVNRLARSKYC; encoded by the exons GGTATCTTCAACCAGTTTCAATGTAGCAGTGAAAAGGTGCTGCCTTCAGATGCCCTGCGCACAGCTCTTGCAAAGACATTTCAGGATGAGCAGCGGTTCCAGCTGGGTATTATGGATGATGCTGCTGAATGTTTT GAAAATCTGTTAATGCGAATTCACTTCCACATTGCGGATGAGACAAAGGAAGATATTTGCACTGCACCACATTGTGTTTCACATCAGAAGTTTGCAATGACCTTGTTTGAACAG tgtGTTTGTACCAGCTGTGGTGCCACCTCTGACCCATTACCTTTCATCCAGATGGTACATTATATCTCCACAACATCACTTTG CAACCAAGCTATTTGTATGTTGGAGAGACGTGAGAAACCCACTCCAGATATGTTTGGAGAGCTACTACAGAATGCCAGCACTATGGGAGACCTGAGAAATTGTCCG aGTAACTGTGGAGAAAAGATACGTATTCGGCGTGTGCTGATGAACTCTCCACAGATCATCACCATTGGCCTGGTTTGGGACTCAGACCACTCTGATCTGGCTGAGGATGTTATTCACAGCCTGGGCACTTGCCTTAAACTGGGAGAT CTCTTCTTCAGAGTAACTGATGACAGAGCAAAACACTCAGAGCTGTATTTGGTGGGAATGATTTGTTACTATGGAAAACATTACTctactttcttcttccaaactAAAATTCGTAAATGGATGTACTTTGATGATGCTCACGTCAAAGag ATTGGTCCAAAGTGGAAAGATGTTGTGACAAAATGTATTAAGGGTCATTATCAACCTTTACTGTTGCTGTATGCTGATCCAAGAGGAACTCCAGTATCTACACAAGACTTGCCCCCTCAGGTGGATTTGCAGCAGTATAGTAGGACCTGCTATGATAGTGAAGATTCAG GGAGAGAACCTTCCATCTCAAGTGATACCAGAACAGATTCCTCTACAGACAGCTATCCTTATAAACAGGCACACCATGAGTCTGTGGTCAGTCACTTCTCTTCTGACTCACAGGGAACGGTCATCTACAATGTGGACAATGATGCAgcttctcagagcagcagggacacaG GGCACCTGACTGACAGTGAGTGTAATCAGAGGCATATTTCCAAAAAGGGCTCTCTGGCAGAACGCAAGAGGAGTTCTAGTCGGTCTCGGCGAAAAGGGGATGAGACTCAGTCATCAGGATACCACAGTGAAG GAGAAACCTTGAAGGAGAAACAAGcccccagagctgcccccaaaccatccagcagcaccagcagacTAAGGGAATTTAAGGAGACAGTGAGCAATATGATCCACAACAGACCACAGCAAATTTCTCAAACCAACCAAAATTCCCCTCATAGAGGGAGTCACGTGGATCAGGCAGAAACACGGCCCTCAAAAAGCCTCTCTGTGCACTCTAGAGACTGGGAAGTTGAGAGTACCAGCAGTGAGTCTAAATCCAGTTCATCTAGCAGGTACCGGCCAAGCTGGAGACCCAAGAGAGAGTCTCTAAATATAGACAGCATCTTCAGTAAAGACAAGAGGAAGCATTGTGGATACACTCAACTTAGTCCTTTCTCTGAAGAGGCAG GAAAAGAGCTTATGGAGAATGAGGTCAAGGAACGTACTGTTCAAGAAACAAGGTCAAGCCAGTCAAATGTCAGATACAAGCGTCCTGTGCCAAGCCGAGGTACCCAGCATGTGATGGATCAACATCCTCATCTAATACAGAGGATGGAGTCTGGATACGAAAGCAGTGAAcgcaacagcagcagcccagttAGTCTGGACATGCCCTTGTCTGAAAGTTCAAGCACCCACAG GAGGGACATTCATATGAAACGAACAGGTGGATTGGTTCCTGCCTGGCGTAGCATCCCAAAGTCTCACAGTAGCAGCATACTGGAAGTGGAGCCTACTTCGTCAAATGGGAGCTGGGCGAGCAGCCCACGTGCCATTGGAAATG GTGGGGAGATGTTTGCCCCTTTGAAGAGTGAACTGGATGAACTGCAAGAGGAAGTGGCAAGAAGAGCACATGAACAAGAACTAcgcaggaaaagagaaaaggaaatggaggcAGCAATGGGCTTTAATCCCCGTCCCAGCAGGTTCATGGATCTAGATGAGCTACAGAATCAGG TGAACAGACTGGCCCGTTCCAAGTACTGCTGA